A region of the Gammaproteobacteria bacterium genome:
TCCAAATATTTTTTGTATCGAATTTGGCCTTGTTGTACCTCAATTCATCCAACCAAATGCTTTAGTAGGTCGGCCTTTTTGTTCTTTAAATAATATTTTTCTAGTGATCTTCCATTTTCCATCTTCATTGAAGATTATTTCCCCATCTTTATTTTTCTGGACAGTTTCAGTCCAACGCCACCTTTTTTGGTGGTAAATAGTTTTTCCGTCAGGAGTATTTAAATCATAAATAGGTTTGTCTTATAAGCTTCTAACATCACCTCCTCAAAGTCCATTTGGATCATTTTCGGTTTTTGTAAGCTTGTATTATCTTTTTTGTCTATCAAAAGATTCCAATTAAAATTTGACTTTGACTAAATAACAGTGTGGTTATGATGAATAGAGATTACTCATCGGTTGATATCTTGCCTTGTATAATGTTGCCATATCATATTTCCCTAAAAATTTCGAACTCCAAAAATTTCATCACATAGTAATTTCAAATTGGCTTGCTCATTATCATCAATGGAAATAAAAATAGCCCCATCATCAGCTAACAGTTTGTGTAAAAGTTTTAACCGCGGATACATCATACACAGCCATTTATCGTGGCGGCTGAGGTCATCACCTTCTTTGCCAACCACTTCACCCAGCCATTTCTTGATTTTCGGGTGATTGACATTGTCGTTATACACCCAGCTTTCGTTGCCTGTGTTATACGGCGGATCGATATAAATGCATTTGATTTTACCTTCGTATTCGGGCAACAGGCTTTTGAGGGCTTCGAGATTGTCTCCGTGGATGATTTTGTTGCCGCTATTGGTGGGTTCGCTTTGTTCGCCATTGTCCGCGGTAAAACCGTATTGATGTTGCAAAACTCGGTAGGGAACATCCTGATGATGGCTGATGACTTTTTCTTTTCCTATCCAGTTGAGAGTTGGCATGTGTTTCCTTGTTTAGTGATTGGTTGTTTGTTTATGAATTTTAGCAATAAAACTCCCTTGAGTCACTTGTCAAATTTATTTTTATATAAACCGTTATGACTCATACATAAAGCCCTCTGCGTCTCTGCGAGAGAACATTACCTCGTCAAATTCACCGACTTGTTTTTCTTAACCACAATATTATCTTCAATGCGAATACCGCCATAAGGTTTAAAGTCTTCCACTCGTGACCAATTAATGTATTTTCCAAGACCTTTGGCTTTGGCTTCATCCAATAGCATGTCGATGAAATAAATGCCTGGTTCGATGGTAAGGACGTTGTTTTCCTGCAAGGTTCGGGTTAAACGCAGGAAAGGATGAAGTTCCGGTGGAGAAAGTGTGTTGCCATCTTCATCGATTTGACGACCGCCAATGTCATGCACTTGCAAACCCAGATAATGCCCAAGACCATGTGGAAAGAAAACATTACTGAGTCCGCTCTCCAAAGCAGTTTGCGCATCACAACTGATAACATCAAAGTCTCTGAGAATGTCTGCCAATTTCATATGGGCTTGTATATGCAGATCGATATAACTGGTTCCCACAGTTGCTTGTTTGCCGAGTTTTTTCTGCATTTTATCGACTGCTTTAATCATTTTTTTGAATTCGCCATCTCCATAAGCGTAAGTACGAGTAATGTCCGAGGCATAACCATTGACACTACATCCGGCATCAATCAAAAATGATTTCAATTGCTTTTTTGGGAGGCGATGTCTTTGCATGTGTTGATAATGCAAAACCGCTCCGTTTTGATTTTGCGCAATGATGTTTCCGTAAGGAAGCTGATACTCGTTGTGATTGGTGGCTTTCATGTAGGCAACATGAGATTCAAATTCGGATTTGCCTTTTTTGAAACATTTATAAGCCGCTTTGTGACCTTTTAATGCTAGTTTATTGGCTTTGCGAATGTTTTCAATTTCATAATCCGTTTTGCAAGCACGGTGAAAGTGCACATAATCCATATAAACTTTTGGGTTGTGCTGTAAGGAGTCATGCTCACAGGAATTTTCTTGACCAATCCACGCATGATTTTTTAATTTTCCGTAATCAGGTACTTCTTCCTTACAAGCGACCGGAACAATATTGAAAAAATCTATCCAATCACCTTGTGGCATTGCCGGCAACGAATGCCAGTAGTCTTTTGGTTGGTACAAATACAGTGTCGGCTTTTTACCCGCTTGATAATGAATCGTACAATATGGTGTTTCGGTAATCGGAACCATCCATTTGAAATGCGGATTACAGGCAAAAGGATAAGGCATGTCATCGAGAAAATAATTGTGTGCATGTCCTGAGTAAATCAAAACTCCGTCCAGATTGGCTTTCTCGAGTGCTTTGTTGATTATTTCGGAAACATATTTATAATGATTGCTGTACATCTCTTTTATCCTGTAAAAATAAGGAATTATACACCATGTCAGTCAATAAAAATGAATCCCCCGGAGAAAAAATTCTCGCCACTTGGCAAAAACTGAAAGATAAACCATTTGGTAAAAAATTGTTTTCCATAGGAGTTGGCAAGATGGCTCCGTACACGGGAACTATTAAGGCGGTAGTCACCGATCTGACTCCCGGGCATTGCATAAATTTTCTCAAAGAAAAAAAATCCAACAAAAACCATTTGCGCAGCATTCATGCCGTTGCTCTGATTAATCTTGGAGAGATGACCAGTGGTTTGGCAGTTTTATCAGGTATGTCATCTCAGATTCGCGGAATTCTGACGAAAATGGAGATGGAATATATCAAGAAAGCCAAAGGTGATTTAATTGCCGAGTGTCGTTGTGAAATTCCTGAAGTTGAAGATTCTTTGAATTATGAAGTGGAAACTTTTATCAAAGACTCCAGTGGTGATGTTGTTGCCAAAGGAACATTCTTTTGGTTATTGTCGCGTAAAAGCTAAGTTTGAAATTGTTTTAGATTCTCATAAAGCCTTTAACCCCGAAGGGTTAAAGGTGGTTCCGGGGAAAGAGTTGTTCAAGGGAGGGTATGAAAAACCCCGGAACCGAGGGAGGAGTATAAATGAAAAATTTAAGTTTTAACCTGTTTATTTACTAGCTTTGACTGTATTGTCGTCATTAAGTTCACTATTATTTTGTTTTTCCTGATTTTCGTCATAAGGCCAGTCTCTGAAAGGAAATGGCTTAACATCTGTCTGGAAAGACAAGTATTTAATCATGTCGTATATAAACAGACCGACTTCTTTGTTAAAACCTTTCAAATTATTATTAACTTTTCCGGTAATGATTAAAAACCCGAACTGAATCAGCACGACAAATCCGAAAACCCAGATGGTCACCCAGCCAATTAAAAAGAATAACAAGGTAAAAAAGATTCTGCTAAAAATCTCCGGCCCTTTATCGTTACATTTTCCGTTAGCACATTTGCTTGTTTTTTCAGTTTCAGCATTTACTACTTCTGCTTCAATTGCTTCGTTGTTGTTTTGTTCTGTCATTGGTGTTCCTCATAAATCGTTGACTTATGATTATGATACCGAAAATTGACTTTGATAAATAGTGCCATAGGTCATGCGTGACTTTTGACACAGTGTGACGGAAAATTATAATTAATCTTTTGATTCTCAGATTTTGAGAATGCTGGTGTATAATCTCTGCACTTGCTGTTTTATTTAGAATAAGTCTTTTTTAATGACTATTGATTTACAACTTATCGGAATCTTTATTGGCGGATTATTAAGCGGAATGCTGATTGTGTTAATCATCATGCGATTTCGTTATCAAAGCCAAACTCAGAATTTAGTTAACGAACATCACTCCGAACTCAAATTGCAATCGCAACAAATTGAATCTTTAGAAGAAGACCGAATGCTCCTCACTCAGGATTTTGAAAATCTCAAGTCCGAAAAAAAAGAAGCCGATATTGAAAATAAAAACCTATTGGCAAAATTTTCAGCAACCCGACAACAATTTCAGGATACCGTTCAAAGACTGGAAGAGCTCAAAAAACAGGTTTTGGCTTTTGAAGAAAAGCAACAATTTCAAAATCAGGAAAACTCACAACTCAAATCCAAAGTTGCTGAACTGAAAACACTCAACGAACAACAACAGCAATCGGCGGCTGAAAAACTGGAATTGCTCAGCAAAGCCAGACAAGAGCTTCAAGATCAGTTTAAATCACTGGCAAATGAAATTTTTGATGAGAAAGGAAAGAAATTCGCCGAGCAAAACAAAGAAAAACTCGATGCCATTCTCAATCCTTTCAACAGCCATTTGCAGGAATTCAAAAAAGTGGTCAGCGATGTTTATGTCAGCGAAGCCAAACAACGAGCTTCTCTCAAGCAAGAAATTCTAGGGTTGAAAGAGTTAAACGAAAGACTCAATAAAGAAGCCTTAAATCTGACAACAGCTCTTAAAGGCGATAAAAAAACTCAGGGCAACTGGGGCGAGTTAGTTCTGGAAAGAGTTTTGGAGCAATCCGGATTACGAAAAGGTCAGGAATACGAAACCCAAGGAGGCTTTCGTGATGCGGAAAACAATTTGCTGAAACCCGATGTGATTATTCATCTTCCGCAGGAAAAAGCGGTCATTGTTGATTCCAAAGTTTCCTTGATTGCTTATGAGAAGTACTCATCTTCTGAAAACCCGGAACGCAAGGAAGAATTGTTAAAACAACACATCAATGCTGTAGAATCTCACATCAAATCGCTCAGCGAAAAGGATTATTCCAATATCAAAGGCATTCAGTCGCTGGATTTTGTGTTGATGTTTATCCCGATAGAACCGGCTTTTAACATCGCTTTTCAGAATAATGACAAGCTGTTTAATCAGGCTTTTGAGAAGAAAATTATCGTTGTCACACCAACAACCTTGCTTGCCACCTTAAAAACCATCGAAAACCTATGGCGTTATGAAAACCAAAACCGCAATGCTCGGATTATTGCCGAAAAAGCGGGAAATCTGTACGACAAATTCAGAGGTTTTGTTGAGGACATCGAAAAACTCGGCAACCAAATCAACACCGTCAATGACACCTATCAAAACGCCCTCAACAAACTATCCAAAGGCAAAGGCAATCTGATCAGTCAGTCTCAGCAATTGGTTGATTTAGGAGTCAAAGTCAAAAAAGAAATTCCTAAGTCGATTCTTGATGAATCGAGTGAAACTGGAAGTGATTCATAGTTTAAGAATGTTTTTCAATTTTCTAAAACTAAGGGACTGGCTATAACAGCCACTTGTTAACTGTCGGTTTCCTATGTATAGTACTAAGAGTATATGAGGCAAAACTATGATAAACCTTATTGGAATGTTGTAGAAGATTACGAGGCACCCTAATGAAAAAGCTAATTATTATTTTGATGTTTGGTACTTTCATGGTCAGTTGCAATGAAACCAATTACTGGATCATCATTGATAATCGTAGTGAAGAAAATATTAGCAATGTGGTTGTTTGGTATGACAGCAAAGTGCTCTCTAGTGGACCTGTTTCAGTATCTGCTAATTCTAGCTCTACAAATGCAGGTAGTAAACCAAAACTACTCGATGAAATGAAAATCACTTGGGAGGACTCTAATAAAAAGCCTTATGAGCAAGTATTCAAGACTTTTGATTTTCTACCAAAAGATTACAATGGCGGTAATGTGATATTTATCTATCGTGGTAATGGCGAAATGAGTTTGAAATTTCACATGCCTAAAAATGATTTTCCTAAATTGATTGATGTATAGTCTATTGTGCTCTTAAGTTAAACAAACCAATACATTTGTTGGAACTAGTTTTAATTGATTTTATACTGAATTGTAATTGGGAAGCCTGATTATGATAAAGATCTTCGCGACCTCTGCGCCTTCTTTGTGCTCTCTGCGTTCCTTAATTGGTTTCTAATCATTAATTCCCTTATAATTCCGCAATGCTTGAAAAACTGCTGAAACAATTACCGGATTCTGTGATGCGGACGGATTATTTTCGTTTGCGTCAGCAGTTGTTTTTGTCTAAAAGATATCCGGACAGGCTTGAAAAAACTTTAGCGAAAGTCGAACAATCTTCGCAAAAATTTCAGCAGCGATTAGCTACCAAACCCAAGGTGGAACTGGCGGAAGATTTGCCGGTTTCTGCTCGTAGAGATGAAATCGTCAAAGCGATTCAGGATAATCAGATTGTGGTGATTGCCGGTGAAACCGGTTCGGGCAAAACCACACAATTGCCGAAAATGTGTTTGCTCGCCGGTTTGGGTGAAAAAGGAGCGATTGCCTGTACTCAACCACGACGAATTGCTGCTCGCTCGATAGCTGAACGGGTGTCTGAAGAGTTGAATGTTGAACTAGGCAAGCAGGTTGGTTTTCAGGTTCGTTTTGATGATAGCTATTCGAATGACGGCTGGATTAAATTCATGACCGATGGAATTTTGCTGGCTGAAACGCAGAATGACAAATTCCTCAATGCTTATGATTGCATCATTATTGATGAAGCGCATGAGCGCAGTCTCAATATTGATTTCTTATTAGGTTATCTGAAGCAACTGACCAAAAAACGCAAAGATTTAAAGGTTATTATCACATCGGCTACGATTGATACCGAGAAATTCTCCAAACATTTTGATAATGCTCCGGTCATCAATGTTGAAGGCAGAAGTTATCCGGTTTCGGTTGAATATCGACCTTTGGATGAAGAAAACAGTGACTTAAATCTGGGAATTTATGCAGCTGTTACGGAAATTTATGCAAACTCCTACGAAGGCGATATTCTGGTGTTTTTATCCGGTGAAAGGGAAATTCTGGAAGCTCAGGATTATCTGACTCGTAAAAAGATTCGCAGTACCGAAATATTACCACTTTATGCCCGACTGACAGCGGCTCAGCAAATGCAGGTATTTCATCCTGGTTCCTTACGAAGAATTATATTGACGACCAATGTTGCCGAGACTTCTTTAACAGTTCCCCGAATTCATTATGTGATTGATTCTGGAACAGCACGGGTGAGTCGTTATTCGCCACGGAGTAAAATTCAGGGATTACTTGTTGAGCCAATTTCTCAAGCAGCTGCCAATCAAAGAAAAGGGCGTTGTGGCCGGATT
Encoded here:
- the rmuC gene encoding DNA recombination protein RmuC produces the protein MTIDLQLIGIFIGGLLSGMLIVLIIMRFRYQSQTQNLVNEHHSELKLQSQQIESLEEDRMLLTQDFENLKSEKKEADIENKNLLAKFSATRQQFQDTVQRLEELKKQVLAFEEKQQFQNQENSQLKSKVAELKTLNEQQQQSAAEKLELLSKARQELQDQFKSLANEIFDEKGKKFAEQNKEKLDAILNPFNSHLQEFKKVVSDVYVSEAKQRASLKQEILGLKELNERLNKEALNLTTALKGDKKTQGNWGELVLERVLEQSGLRKGQEYETQGGFRDAENNLLKPDVIIHLPQEKAVIVDSKVSLIAYEKYSSSENPERKEELLKQHINAVESHIKSLSEKDYSNIKGIQSLDFVLMFIPIEPAFNIAFQNNDKLFNQAFEKKIIVVTPTTLLATLKTIENLWRYENQNRNARIIAEKAGNLYDKFRGFVEDIEKLGNQINTVNDTYQNALNKLSKGKGNLISQSQQLVDLGVKVKKEIPKSILDESSETGSDS
- the pepQ gene encoding Xaa-Pro dipeptidase, translating into MYSNHYKYVSEIINKALEKANLDGVLIYSGHAHNYFLDDMPYPFACNPHFKWMVPITETPYCTIHYQAGKKPTLYLYQPKDYWHSLPAMPQGDWIDFFNIVPVACKEEVPDYGKLKNHAWIGQENSCEHDSLQHNPKVYMDYVHFHRACKTDYEIENIRKANKLALKGHKAAYKCFKKGKSEFESHVAYMKATNHNEYQLPYGNIIAQNQNGAVLHYQHMQRHRLPKKQLKSFLIDAGCSVNGYASDITRTYAYGDGEFKKMIKAVDKMQKKLGKQATVGTSYIDLHIQAHMKLADILRDFDVISCDAQTALESGLSNVFFPHGLGHYLGLQVHDIGGRQIDEDGNTLSPPELHPFLRLTRTLQENNVLTIEPGIYFIDMLLDEAKAKGLGKYINWSRVEDFKPYGGIRIEDNIVVKKNKSVNLTR
- a CDS encoding DUF4389 domain-containing protein codes for the protein MTEQNNNEAIEAEVVNAETEKTSKCANGKCNDKGPEIFSRIFFTLLFFLIGWVTIWVFGFVVLIQFGFLIITGKVNNNLKGFNKEVGLFIYDMIKYLSFQTDVKPFPFRDWPYDENQEKQNNSELNDDNTVKASK
- a CDS encoding DUF4442 domain-containing protein — protein: MSVNKNESPGEKILATWQKLKDKPFGKKLFSIGVGKMAPYTGTIKAVVTDLTPGHCINFLKEKKSNKNHLRSIHAVALINLGEMTSGLAVLSGMSSQIRGILTKMEMEYIKKAKGDLIAECRCEIPEVEDSLNYEVETFIKDSSGDVVAKGTFFWLLSRKS